In one Lycium barbarum isolate Lr01 chromosome 7, ASM1917538v2, whole genome shotgun sequence genomic region, the following are encoded:
- the LOC132604269 gene encoding exocyst complex component SEC15A, which produces MTAKTKRRMATENGDTATAEDSVLVTMISNGEDLGPMVRLSFESGKPDALLQQLKNVVKKKEVEIEDLCKLHYEEFIIAVDELRGVLVDAEELKAELQTDNLKLQDVGSVLLLKLEELLESFSIKKNVTEAIKMSGNCVQVLELCSKCNNHVSEGRFYPALKAIDLIEKSYLQQIPVKPLKTMIEKRIPLIKSHIEKRVTSEVNEWLVHIRSTAKDIGQTAIGYAASARQRDEDMLARQRKAEEQSCLGLGDFTYTLDVEEINEESVLKFDLTPLYRAYHIHGCLGIQEQFREYYYKNRVLQLSSDLQISLSQPFLESHQIFLAQIAGYFIVEDRVLRTAGGLLLPNQVETMWETAVGKTTSLLEEQFSHMDSASHLLMVKDYVTLLGSTLRQYGYEVSAILGTLNSSREKYHELLLAECRQQITAVVTNDTFEQMVMKREADYQANVLLFHLQTSDIMPAFPFIAPFSSMVPECCRIVKSFIKDSVNYLSYGSQMNFFDFVKKYLDKLLIDVLNEVLLETIYSGTTGVSQAMQIAANIAVFERACDFFLQHAAQQCGIPVRLVERPQGNLTAKIVLKTSRDAAYIALLSLVNAKLDKFMSLTENVHWTAEEAPQQGNECMNEVVIYLDTLLSTAQQILPLDALYKVGIGALEHISNSIVGNFLSDSIKRFNVNAVMSINHDLTALESFADERFHSTGLSEVYKDGSFRSCLIEARQLINLLLSSQPENFMNPVIRQKNYNALDYKKVSTICDKYKDSADGLFGSLSSRNTKQSARKKSMDVLKKRLRDFN; this is translated from the exons ATGACTGCTAAAACCAAGAGGAGAATGGCCACAGAAAATGGGGACACAGCTACAGCAGAAGATTCCGTTCTCGTGACTATGATCAGTAATGGGGAAGATCTAGGTCCAATGGTCAGGCTTTCTTTTGAAAGCGGTAAGCCTGATGCCCTTCTACAGCAACTTAAAAACGTCGTCAAAAAGAAAGAAGTTGAAATAGAGGATCTTTGCAAGCTTCACTATGAGGAATTTATTATCGCGGTGGATGAGTTGCGCGGAGTCTTGGTTGATGCAGAAGAGTTAAAAGCCGAGCTGCAAACTGATAATCTGAAGCTGCAAGATGTTGGGAGCGTCCTTCTCTTAAAACTCGAAGAGCTTCTTGAATCTTTTTCGATTAAGAAAAACGTTACGGAAGCAATTAAGATGTCGGGAAACTGTGTCCAAGTGTTAGAACTTTGTTCCAAGTGTAACAACCACGTTTCTGAAGGTCGGTTTTACCCTGCTCTTAAGGCCATTGATCTGATTGAGAAAAGTTATTTGCAGCAAATTCCTGTCAAGCCACTCAAGACTATGATAGAGAAGAGAATACCGCTGATTAAATCGCATATAGAGAAGAGAGTAACCAGTGAAGTTAATGAATGGCTAGTTCACATAAGGAGTACAGCAAAGGATATTGGGCAAACTGCGATAGGATATGCTGCATCTGCTCGTCAGAGGGACGAGGATATGCTAGCCCgtcaaagaaaagccgaggaacAAAGTTGTTTGGGATTGGGAGACTTCACTTACACCCTAGATGTTGAAGAGATTAATGAAGAATCTGTCTTAAAGTTCGACCTAACGCCTCTTTATCGAGCATATCACATTCACGGTTGTTTGGGGATTCAAGAACAGTTTCGTGAATATTACTACAAAAATCGTGTATTGCAGTTGAGTTCAGATTTGCAGATTTCCTTGTCACAGCCATTCCTTGAATCCCATCAAATCTTCTTGGCTCAGATTGCAG GTTATTTCATTGTCGAGGATCGGGTATTAAGGACTGCTGGTGGGCTGCTCTTGCCTAATCAGGTCGAGACAATGTGGGAAACAGCTGTCGGTAAAACAACTTCACTTTTAGAAGAACAATTCTCCCACATGGATTCCGCCAGTCATCTCCTCATGGTCAAAGATTATGTGACTCTTCTTGGGTCAACCCTCAGACAGTATGGCTACGAAGTGAGCGCAATTCTTGGGACACTAAATAGTAGTCGAGAAAAATATCATGAACTTCTTTTGGCAGAGTGTAGGCAACAAATAACGGCCGTAGTCACCAATGATACATTTGAGCAGATGGTAATGAAGAGGGAGGCAGATTATCAAGCAAATGTCCTATTGTTCCATCTACAGACCTCTGATATAATGCCGGCTTTCCCTTTTATCGCTCCGTTCTCTTCCATGGTGCCTGAATGTTGTCGCATCGTTAAGTCGTTCATCAAAGATTCTGTCAATTACTTATCGTATGGGAGCCAAATGAATTTTTTCGATTTTGTCAAAAAGTATTTGGATAAGCTCTTGATTGACGTACTGAACGAAGTCCTACTCGAGACTATTTATAGCGGTACTACCGGTGTGTCTCAGGCTATGCAAATCGCTGCAAATATAGCTGTTTTTGAAAGGGCTTGTGATTTTTTCCTTCAACATGCAGCTCAACAATGCGGTATTCCTGTCCGTTTAGTTGAAAGGCCTCAAGGCAATTTAACCGCCAAAATCGTCCTCAAAACTTCAAGAGATGCTGCTTATATTGCATTACTAAGCTTGGTAAATGCAAAATTGGATAAATTTATGTCACTCACGGAAAATGTCCATTGGACAGCAGAAGAAGCTCCCCAGCAGGGCAACGAGTGCATGAATGAGGTGGTTATATATCTTGACACCCTCTTATCCACTGCTCAACAAATTTTACCTCTCGATGCTTTGTATAAGGTTGGGATTGGAGCGCTTGAGCATATCTCGAATTCAATTGTGGGAAATTTTCTCAGTGACTCGATAAAGAGATTCAATGTTAATGCAGTAATGAGCATTAATCATGATTTGACAGCGTTGGAGTCTTTTGCTGATGAGAGGTTTCATAGTACTGGGCTGAGTGAAGTTTACAAGGATGGTAGCTTTCGAAGTTGCTTGATAGAAGCCAGACAATTGATAAACCTCTTGCTAAGCAGTCAACCAGAGAACTTTATGAATCCTGTCATACGACAGAAGAACTATAATGCTCTAGATTATAAAAAGGTTTCCACTATCTGTGACAAGTATAAGGACTCAGCTGATGGACTCTTTGGAAGTCTTTCAAGCAGAAACACAAAGCAGAGTGCTCGTAAAAAATCAATGGATGTGCTGAAGAAGAGATTGCGGGATTTCAACTGA